The Microbulbifer sp. YPW1 genome contains a region encoding:
- a CDS encoding amidohydrolase, with protein sequence MRPALESTKVVRRLLATACSAAMALTLTACGGDDEAKSKGADFSRQDAFPSTYKADEAGPVLIRGATLLTGTGEQLNKTDVLLKDGKIAAVGEELKVPKKGMVVEGAGKWVTPGIIDVHSHLGDYPAPAIESSQDGNEMTAPNTAQVWAEHSVWTQDPQFALALAGGVTTLQILPGSANLFGGRGVTLKNVPGRSVQDMKFPGAPYGLKMACGENPKRVYGGKGTLPSTRMGNVAGYRQAWISAAAYRDKWESYHENGGEEPERDLQMETLAGVLNGDILVHNHCYRGEEMAIMMDIAKEFDFQISTFHHAVEAYKVADLLAENKVCAAMWADWWGFKHEAFDMTEANIAIVDQAKACAMIHSDSAIGIQHLNEETAKAMLAGQRAGFHIEPRHAVAWMTLNPARALGVDEVTGSLEKGKMADVVVWSGNPFSVYSKAEKVFIDGVLMYDRDNPERQPHSDFELGILNAEGERLPEGGQR encoded by the coding sequence ATGCGGCCAGCTCTGGAATCGACAAAGGTGGTGCGACGTCTGTTGGCAACGGCCTGCAGTGCAGCTATGGCACTGACATTGACTGCCTGCGGGGGAGATGACGAAGCCAAGTCAAAAGGGGCTGATTTTTCCCGGCAGGATGCTTTCCCCTCTACTTATAAAGCGGACGAAGCCGGTCCGGTCCTGATTCGTGGTGCTACGCTGCTGACCGGCACTGGGGAGCAGTTGAACAAGACCGATGTGCTGCTGAAGGACGGAAAAATCGCAGCGGTTGGTGAAGAGCTGAAAGTGCCCAAAAAAGGCATGGTGGTGGAAGGTGCCGGTAAATGGGTAACCCCGGGTATTATCGATGTTCACTCCCACCTGGGCGACTATCCGGCGCCGGCCATTGAATCCTCCCAGGACGGCAACGAGATGACTGCACCGAACACCGCACAGGTGTGGGCCGAGCACTCGGTGTGGACCCAGGATCCCCAGTTCGCACTGGCACTTGCGGGAGGCGTTACCACGCTGCAGATCCTGCCGGGTTCAGCCAACCTGTTTGGCGGCCGCGGGGTGACCCTCAAGAATGTACCCGGGCGCAGTGTGCAGGATATGAAATTTCCCGGTGCGCCCTACGGCTTGAAAATGGCCTGCGGCGAGAACCCGAAACGCGTATATGGCGGCAAGGGCACCTTGCCCTCCACGCGTATGGGAAATGTGGCGGGCTATCGACAGGCCTGGATCTCCGCAGCCGCCTACCGCGACAAGTGGGAAAGTTACCACGAGAACGGCGGTGAGGAGCCGGAGCGGGACCTGCAGATGGAGACCCTGGCGGGGGTATTAAACGGCGATATCCTGGTGCATAACCACTGCTATCGCGGTGAGGAAATGGCCATCATGATGGACATTGCCAAGGAGTTCGATTTCCAGATCTCCACCTTCCACCACGCGGTCGAGGCCTACAAGGTGGCAGATCTGCTCGCCGAAAACAAAGTGTGTGCAGCGATGTGGGCAGACTGGTGGGGCTTCAAACACGAAGCCTTTGATATGACCGAAGCCAATATCGCTATCGTCGACCAGGCCAAGGCCTGCGCCATGATCCATTCGGATTCCGCCATCGGTATCCAGCACCTCAATGAAGAAACCGCCAAAGCCATGCTCGCTGGTCAGCGCGCCGGCTTCCATATTGAACCCCGCCATGCGGTGGCCTGGATGACCCTGAACCCTGCGCGCGCGCTCGGCGTCGATGAAGTTACCGGCAGCCTGGAGAAAGGCAAGATGGCCGATGTGGTGGTCTGGTCCGGCAACCCATTCAGTGTGTACAGCAAAGCGGAAAAAGTGTTTATCGACGGTGTGCTGATGTACGACCGGGACAACCCCGAGCGACAGCCGCACAGTGATTTTGAACTGGGTATTCTCAACGCGGAAGGCGAACGCCTGCCGGAAGGAGGGCAGCGCTAA
- a CDS encoding PAS domain S-box protein, whose product MEKPINTGATQPAVHTGQPGLQGDSREVYEALRKSEERYRELVEHANSIILRWDKNGVISFFNEYAQNFFGFSEEEIIGKHVVGTIVPESESTGRDLRPLMDHICNHPNEHRYNVNENITKDGSRVWVAWTNKILTDDTGNAIGVLSIGSDITKQRQLEEELRQAQKMQAIGELAGGIAHDFNNMVHGIAGFAEVIHQMTVDKKIAQYASQILTTAHHAAELTKQLLTFARKGSYQLNDCNTHDIVRDVCAMLKRTIDRRIVIRQQLSAGLPHIKGDSAQLKSALLNLGINAKDAMPSGGVLEFSTRNITVNEPLAISDFQLEPGQYLQIHVSDNGMGMTEEVRQRIFEPFFTTKSSGRGAGLGLAAVYGTTHMHRGAIQCRSEIGKGSSFDLYLPISKDCSKHLKNKQDNEIPERPIRMMVVDDEAIVRSYSKTLFEMHGHHVDTFATASEAIAFYGHNYAEIDLVLLDMIMPHMDGQQLFAELKQINPDIKAMLATGYSVESKVQEIVEDGILDCLKKPFTYDQLQRKITDMLSEGHLQAAPS is encoded by the coding sequence ATGGAAAAACCAATAAATACAGGCGCAACTCAGCCTGCGGTGCACACTGGACAACCCGGTTTACAGGGAGATTCGCGAGAAGTATACGAAGCACTGCGCAAAAGTGAGGAGCGCTACCGGGAACTGGTGGAACACGCCAACTCCATCATCCTGCGTTGGGATAAAAACGGTGTCATCAGCTTCTTCAACGAGTATGCGCAGAATTTTTTTGGATTCAGCGAAGAAGAGATCATCGGTAAACACGTGGTTGGGACTATCGTCCCCGAGAGTGAAAGCACCGGCCGCGATCTGCGCCCTCTGATGGACCATATCTGCAATCACCCCAACGAACACCGCTACAACGTCAATGAAAACATTACCAAGGACGGCTCTCGCGTCTGGGTAGCCTGGACCAATAAAATCCTCACCGATGACACAGGTAACGCCATCGGTGTACTCAGTATCGGCAGCGACATCACCAAACAGCGACAGCTGGAAGAAGAATTGCGTCAGGCCCAGAAAATGCAGGCCATCGGTGAGCTCGCCGGGGGGATCGCCCACGACTTCAACAATATGGTGCACGGTATTGCAGGCTTTGCCGAAGTCATTCACCAGATGACCGTCGATAAAAAGATTGCACAGTACGCCAGCCAGATCCTTACCACGGCACACCACGCCGCGGAACTTACCAAGCAACTGCTCACCTTTGCCCGCAAAGGTTCCTACCAGCTCAACGACTGCAATACCCACGATATCGTGCGCGACGTGTGCGCCATGCTCAAACGCACCATTGATCGCAGAATCGTCATCCGACAACAGCTGTCGGCAGGGCTGCCCCATATCAAAGGGGATTCCGCGCAATTGAAGAGTGCCCTGCTGAATCTGGGAATCAACGCGAAAGATGCCATGCCCTCAGGAGGTGTGCTGGAATTCAGTACCCGCAATATTACCGTGAACGAGCCCCTGGCGATCTCCGACTTTCAGCTGGAGCCGGGCCAGTATCTGCAGATCCATGTAAGTGACAACGGAATGGGTATGACGGAAGAAGTCCGCCAGAGAATTTTCGAGCCGTTTTTCACCACCAAATCCAGCGGGCGCGGTGCCGGATTGGGACTAGCCGCAGTTTACGGCACCACTCACATGCACCGGGGCGCCATCCAGTGTCGATCCGAAATCGGCAAAGGCAGTAGCTTTGATCTCTACCTGCCCATCAGCAAGGATTGCAGCAAACACCTGAAAAACAAACAGGACAACGAGATACCGGAACGGCCCATTCGCATGATGGTCGTGGACGACGAAGCAATCGTACGCAGTTACTCGAAAACCCTGTTTGAAATGCACGGCCACCACGTGGACACCTTCGCCACCGCCAGTGAAGCCATCGCATTCTATGGGCATAATTATGCGGAAATTGACCTGGTGCTACTGGACATGATCATGCCGCATATGGACGGCCAGCAGTTGTTTGCCGAATTGAAGCAGATCAACCCGGATATCAAAGCCATGCTGGCCACCGGGTACAGTGTGGAAAGTAAGGTACAGGAAATTGTCGAAGACGGAATCCTCGACTGCCTGAAGAAACCCTTCACCTACGATCAGCTGCAGCGGAAAATCACTGACATGCTGTCTGAAGGGCATCTACAGGCAGCACCATCCTGA
- a CDS encoding YchJ family protein produces MSASCYCCSGKPFSQCCEIYLSGKAYPNTAEALMRSRYSAYVTGNLPYLRKTWHPDTCPELDSNDLQTRWTRLEVIKSKQGLKKSIVEFKAWFSDEREGGAGSEERALHEISLFKLNKKRWVYVSPLDAWP; encoded by the coding sequence ATGTCAGCCTCCTGTTACTGCTGCTCCGGCAAGCCATTCAGCCAGTGTTGTGAGATCTATCTCTCCGGCAAGGCCTATCCCAACACCGCCGAGGCGCTGATGCGCAGCCGCTACAGTGCTTACGTGACCGGCAACCTCCCCTACCTGCGCAAGACCTGGCACCCCGACACCTGCCCCGAGCTGGACAGCAATGACCTGCAGACGCGCTGGACCAGACTGGAAGTCATCAAGAGTAAACAGGGGCTGAAAAAGTCCATCGTCGAATTCAAGGCGTGGTTCAGTGACGAGCGCGAAGGAGGTGCTGGAAGTGAGGAACGTGCGCTGCATGAAATCTCCCTGTTCAAACTGAACAAGAAGCGCTGGGTCTATGTGTCACCGCTGGACGCGTGGCCGTGA
- a CDS encoding pseudouridine synthase, with amino-acid sequence MCHRWTRGRESPIGRYRVRIDMTSHLEPTILFEDEHLLAAYKPEGWLVHRSGIDPHEDRILLQYLRDLAGAHLYPVHRLDKPTSGVIVFGKTSEAAAGLQAQLDSDSSVKHYLAVCRGYCPEEGVIDHPLPPVADFKHQRKRPKSELPRQDAITLFRRLGTVELPYLVDRYPTSRYSLVEVQLKTGRRHQIRRHFKHISHPLIGCPKYGKSTHNHFFAAQFGCARLLLHAHRLQLEHPVTGEAMLLQSEPQGCFQQLIQQFGWTLTPEILAPDFTAGTRKIPPVS; translated from the coding sequence ATGTGTCACCGCTGGACGCGTGGCCGTGAGTCGCCAATTGGCCGTTACCGGGTGCGTATCGACATGACCAGCCACCTCGAGCCCACAATCCTGTTTGAGGATGAACACCTGCTCGCCGCCTACAAGCCGGAGGGCTGGCTAGTGCACCGTTCGGGGATAGATCCCCACGAAGACCGAATCCTGCTCCAGTACCTGCGGGATCTCGCCGGCGCTCACCTGTACCCGGTCCACCGCCTCGACAAGCCTACCTCCGGCGTTATCGTGTTCGGTAAAACCAGCGAGGCCGCGGCGGGCCTGCAGGCACAACTGGACAGCGACAGCTCGGTCAAACACTACCTGGCCGTCTGCCGCGGCTACTGCCCGGAAGAGGGAGTAATCGACCACCCCCTGCCGCCGGTGGCGGACTTCAAACACCAGCGCAAACGCCCCAAAAGTGAGCTGCCCCGCCAGGACGCGATTACGCTGTTCCGCCGCCTCGGTACCGTCGAACTGCCCTACCTCGTGGATCGATATCCCACGAGTCGCTACTCACTGGTGGAAGTACAACTCAAGACCGGGCGTCGCCACCAGATCCGACGGCACTTCAAGCATATTTCGCACCCGCTGATCGGGTGCCCGAAATACGGGAAGTCCACCCATAACCACTTCTTTGCCGCTCAGTTTGGCTGCGCCCGATTGCTTCTGCATGCGCACAGGCTGCAACTGGAACACCCGGTAACCGGCGAGGCCATGCTGTTGCAATCCGAGCCCCAGGGCTGTTTTCAGCAGTTGATCCAGCAGTTTGGCTGGACGCTTACACCGGAAATTTTGGCGCCAGATTTCACCGCCGGGACGCGCAAAATCCCGCCAGTGTCGTAA
- the ppnN gene encoding nucleotide 5'-monophosphate nucleosidase PpnN, which yields MSTDLVDAQVSPTGQFDILSKYEIHKLTRHSHGPHYQTFRNCSLAVLNCGNYMDDGKELLEKYADFDIAVVPTERSVKLEVKNAPASAFVDGKMIQGIAEHLFAVLRDIIYVNSEITGDPRYDLVSAQGVTDAVFHILRNAGTFDGDRTPRLVVCWGGHSISQEEYDYTKRVGYQLALRHLDICTGCGPGAMKGPMKGATIGHAKQRYRHGQYLGITEPGIIAAEAPNPIVNELVIMPDIEKRLEAFVRTGHGIIVFPGGAGTAEEILYLLGILLHEDNRNQPFPVIFTGPASAADYFIRIDQFIASTLGEAARSKYQIIIDDSEEVARQMAKGIQAVRQYRKEGGDAYYFNWQLKVSTEFQRPFAPTHENMRNLALHTNQEPYLLAANLRRAFSGIVSGNVKDEGIRNVEKNGPYELYGDPELMRSMDTLLESFAKQHRMKLPGKEYVPCYRITRD from the coding sequence ATGTCTACAGATCTCGTTGATGCACAGGTATCCCCCACCGGACAGTTCGATATCCTGTCCAAATACGAAATTCATAAACTGACCCGCCACAGCCACGGCCCGCATTACCAGACCTTCCGCAATTGCTCCCTCGCCGTTCTGAACTGCGGGAACTACATGGATGACGGCAAGGAGCTGCTGGAAAAGTACGCAGACTTTGACATCGCGGTGGTGCCCACAGAACGCAGTGTCAAACTGGAGGTGAAAAACGCCCCCGCGTCGGCGTTCGTCGATGGCAAGATGATCCAGGGAATCGCCGAGCACCTGTTTGCGGTGCTGCGGGACATCATTTACGTCAACAGCGAAATTACCGGCGACCCGCGCTACGACCTGGTATCCGCGCAGGGTGTTACCGATGCGGTTTTCCATATCCTGCGCAATGCCGGCACCTTTGATGGGGACCGCACCCCCAGGCTGGTGGTGTGCTGGGGCGGTCACTCCATCTCTCAGGAGGAGTACGACTACACCAAGCGCGTGGGTTACCAGCTGGCGTTACGGCATCTGGATATCTGCACCGGCTGCGGTCCCGGTGCCATGAAAGGCCCCATGAAAGGCGCCACCATTGGCCACGCCAAGCAACGCTACCGGCACGGGCAGTATCTGGGAATCACCGAGCCCGGTATCATTGCCGCGGAAGCGCCCAACCCGATCGTCAATGAACTGGTGATCATGCCGGATATCGAAAAACGCCTGGAAGCGTTTGTACGCACCGGCCACGGCATCATTGTATTTCCTGGCGGTGCCGGTACCGCCGAGGAAATCCTGTATCTGCTGGGCATACTCCTGCACGAGGACAACCGGAACCAGCCCTTCCCGGTTATTTTTACCGGGCCGGCCAGTGCCGCTGACTATTTCATCCGCATCGACCAGTTTATTGCCTCCACCCTCGGGGAAGCGGCCCGCTCCAAGTATCAGATCATCATCGACGACTCGGAGGAAGTGGCCCGGCAAATGGCGAAAGGTATCCAGGCTGTGCGGCAATACCGCAAGGAAGGGGGTGATGCATATTACTTCAACTGGCAATTGAAGGTTTCCACGGAGTTCCAGAGGCCTTTTGCCCCCACCCACGAAAACATGCGCAACCTGGCCCTGCACACCAATCAGGAGCCCTACCTGCTGGCTGCGAATTTACGCAGGGCTTTTTCCGGCATTGTCTCGGGCAATGTGAAAGACGAAGGTATCCGCAATGTTGAGAAAAACGGTCCCTACGAGCTGTATGGGGACCCGGAGTTGATGCGCAGTATGGATACCCTGCTGGAATCCTTTGCCAAACAGCACCGCATGAAACTGCCAGGCAAGGAGTACGTACCCTGCTATCGGATTACCCGCGACTGA
- the gcvP gene encoding aminomethyl-transferring glycine dehydrogenase, giving the protein MLQAKQTLRALERRDEFTHRHIGPADGDLAHMLKALGHDSLEAFIDEVVPGGIRMSGALALEEGMPEHEALAELRALASDNKPFRSFIGQGYYGTRTPNVVLRNILENPAWYTAYTPYQPEISQGRLEALFNFQTMVSDLTGMDLANASMLDEATAAAEAMTLCQRMSKSRAQVFFVDRDCLPQTIEVLQTRAEPLGIEVIVGDPTTELDASSVFGVLLQYPGASGAVRDYRAVIDAVHEQRGLAVMAADILSLVLLTSPGELGADVAVGSTQRFGVPMGFGGPHAAYMATRASYKRSLPGRLVGQSIDANGKPAYRLALQTREQHIRREKATSNICTAQVLLAVMASMYAVYHGPKGLRTIAARVHYLTSVLALGLQELGFELDNDTWFDTLTVRVQAGSAKVHEAAKSRGLNLRNIDGEYVGISLDETATREDVEVLWSLFDADNRLSFDAIEAREAPVLPGNLLRSGSLLSHEVFNRYHSETEMLRYLRTLADRDIALDRSMIPLGSCTMKLNATAEMLPVTWPEFANVHPLAPAEQVHGYSAMIDSLESMLCEITGYDAISLQPNAGSQGEYAGLLAIRAYHASRGEAERDICLIPSSAHGTNPASAQMCGMRVVVVKCDENGNVSLEDLRAKASEHAARLAAIMVTYPSTHGVFEEGISEIAEIVHSHGGQVYIDGANLNAMVGLCQPGKFGGDVSHLNLHKTFCIPHGGGGPGVGPVAVGAHLAEFLPGAVSASSKGMAQAGRNGAPVSAATAGSASILPITWMYIRMMGRDGLRKATELAIVNANYIAARLQDSYPILYRGANGRVAHECIVDLRPLKESSGISVDDVAKRLIDYGFHAPTMSFPVAGTLMIEPTESESVEELDRFCDAMIQIREEIARVERGEWSLHSNPLVNAPHTAEVLAAESWEHDYSRVEAVFPLESLRQRKYWPPVGRVDNVYGDKNLVCSCPPMADYMED; this is encoded by the coding sequence ATGTTGCAAGCCAAGCAAACCCTGCGCGCCCTGGAGCGTCGCGATGAATTTACCCATCGTCATATCGGCCCTGCGGACGGCGATCTTGCGCACATGCTGAAAGCGCTGGGGCACGACAGCCTCGAGGCGTTTATCGATGAGGTGGTGCCCGGCGGTATCCGTATGTCGGGCGCCCTGGCGCTCGAAGAGGGCATGCCCGAGCACGAAGCGCTGGCCGAGTTGCGCGCGCTGGCAAGTGACAACAAGCCATTCCGCTCCTTTATCGGCCAGGGCTATTACGGGACCCGCACGCCCAATGTTGTGCTGCGTAATATCCTTGAGAATCCCGCCTGGTACACAGCCTATACGCCTTACCAGCCGGAGATTTCCCAAGGCCGGCTGGAGGCGCTGTTCAACTTCCAGACCATGGTCAGTGATCTCACCGGTATGGACCTGGCGAATGCGTCAATGCTGGATGAAGCCACTGCCGCGGCCGAGGCCATGACCCTGTGTCAGCGTATGTCGAAATCCAGGGCGCAGGTATTCTTTGTGGATCGCGATTGCCTGCCGCAGACCATCGAAGTGCTGCAGACCCGCGCGGAGCCGCTGGGCATTGAGGTGATTGTCGGTGACCCCACCACAGAACTGGATGCGAGTTCCGTGTTTGGTGTGCTGTTGCAGTACCCCGGTGCCAGTGGCGCAGTGCGCGATTACCGCGCGGTGATCGACGCGGTACACGAGCAGCGCGGCCTGGCGGTGATGGCGGCAGATATCCTGAGCCTGGTGCTGCTCACCTCGCCGGGCGAGCTGGGTGCGGATGTCGCTGTCGGTTCCACGCAGCGTTTCGGTGTTCCCATGGGCTTTGGTGGCCCGCATGCGGCGTACATGGCGACGCGCGCCTCCTACAAGCGTTCGCTGCCGGGTCGTTTGGTCGGGCAGTCCATCGATGCCAATGGCAAACCGGCATACCGCCTTGCCCTGCAGACCCGTGAACAGCATATCCGCCGTGAAAAGGCCACTTCCAATATCTGTACCGCGCAGGTTCTGCTGGCGGTAATGGCTTCCATGTATGCGGTGTATCACGGTCCCAAGGGGCTGCGTACCATTGCCGCCCGGGTGCATTACCTGACCAGCGTGCTGGCGCTGGGATTGCAGGAGCTCGGATTCGAGCTGGATAACGATACCTGGTTTGACACCCTTACTGTGCGTGTTCAAGCCGGCAGCGCAAAGGTGCACGAAGCAGCGAAGAGCCGGGGGCTCAACCTGCGGAATATCGACGGCGAGTACGTGGGGATTTCCCTGGATGAAACCGCAACCCGCGAAGATGTCGAAGTGCTGTGGTCGCTGTTTGATGCGGATAACCGCTTGAGCTTCGACGCCATTGAGGCCCGCGAAGCACCGGTGCTGCCGGGCAACCTGCTGCGCAGCGGTTCGCTACTCAGTCACGAGGTGTTCAACCGCTACCATTCCGAAACCGAAATGCTGCGCTACCTGCGCACCCTGGCGGATCGGGATATCGCCCTGGATCGCTCGATGATCCCGCTGGGCTCCTGCACCATGAAGTTGAATGCCACCGCAGAAATGCTGCCGGTGACCTGGCCTGAATTTGCCAACGTGCATCCGCTTGCGCCCGCAGAGCAGGTGCATGGTTACAGCGCGATGATCGATAGCCTCGAGTCCATGCTGTGTGAGATCACCGGCTACGATGCCATTTCCCTGCAACCCAATGCGGGTTCCCAGGGGGAGTACGCGGGGCTGCTGGCGATTCGCGCCTATCACGCCAGCCGCGGCGAAGCGGAGCGCGATATCTGTCTGATTCCCAGCTCTGCCCATGGCACCAATCCGGCCTCCGCGCAGATGTGTGGTATGCGCGTGGTGGTGGTGAAGTGTGACGAAAACGGCAATGTCAGCCTGGAAGATCTGCGCGCGAAAGCGAGTGAACACGCCGCGCGACTGGCCGCGATCATGGTCACCTATCCGTCCACCCACGGCGTGTTCGAGGAAGGCATCAGCGAGATCGCCGAGATCGTACATAGCCATGGTGGCCAGGTGTATATCGACGGTGCCAACCTCAACGCCATGGTGGGCCTGTGCCAGCCGGGCAAGTTTGGCGGTGATGTTTCCCACCTGAACCTGCACAAGACCTTCTGTATTCCCCACGGTGGTGGTGGTCCGGGCGTGGGGCCGGTGGCGGTTGGTGCGCATCTGGCGGAATTCCTGCCGGGCGCGGTATCCGCCAGCAGCAAGGGCATGGCCCAGGCCGGTCGCAACGGCGCGCCGGTTTCCGCAGCCACTGCAGGTAGTGCGAGTATCCTGCCGATTACCTGGATGTATATCCGCATGATGGGGCGCGATGGATTGCGCAAGGCTACCGAGCTGGCGATCGTGAACGCGAACTATATCGCCGCGCGCCTGCAGGACAGCTATCCGATTCTGTATCGCGGTGCCAATGGCCGCGTGGCCCACGAGTGCATCGTGGACCTGCGACCGCTGAAGGAAAGCAGTGGTATTTCCGTCGACGACGTGGCCAAGCGCCTGATCGACTACGGCTTCCACGCGCCCACCATGTCATTCCCGGTGGCGGGAACGCTGATGATCGAGCCTACGGAAAGTGAGTCGGTGGAAGAGCTGGACCGTTTCTGTGACGCGATGATTCAGATTCGCGAGGAGATTGCCAGGGTGGAGCGGGGCGAGTGGTCCCTACACAGCAATCCGCTGGTCAACGCACCGCACACTGCGGAAGTGTTGGCTGCGGAGTCCTGGGAGCATGACTACAGCCGTGTTGAAGCGGTGTTTCCGCTGGAAAGCCTGCGCCAGCGAAAATACTGGCCACCGGTGGGGCGGGTGGATAATGTCTACGGGGATAAAAACCTGGTGTGTTCCTGCCCGCCGATGGCGGACTACATGGAAGACTGA
- the gcvH gene encoding glycine cleavage system protein GcvH encodes MSNVKYTESHEWFSVDGDEVTVGITDFAQSQLGDVVFVELPEEGAELAAGDEVAVIESVKAAGDISLPFAATVVAINGALPDDPELVNSDPMGEGWFMRVRPQNPADLDQLLSADAYTALIDGE; translated from the coding sequence ATGAGTAACGTGAAATACACCGAAAGCCACGAGTGGTTCTCCGTCGACGGCGATGAAGTCACCGTAGGCATTACCGATTTTGCCCAGTCACAGCTGGGTGATGTGGTATTTGTGGAGCTGCCGGAGGAGGGCGCCGAGCTGGCGGCCGGTGATGAGGTCGCGGTGATCGAATCGGTAAAAGCCGCAGGTGATATATCCCTGCCATTCGCCGCTACCGTGGTCGCGATCAACGGCGCACTGCCGGACGATCCGGAGTTGGTCAACAGCGATCCCATGGGCGAGGGCTGGTTTATGCGTGTGCGCCCGCAAAACCCCGCGGACCTGGACCAGCTGCTGAGTGCGGATGCCTATACCGCGCTGATCGACGGCGAGTAA
- the gcvT gene encoding glycine cleavage system aminomethyltransferase GcvT, with the protein MNNEVRKTPLYDLHKELGGKMVPFAGYAMPVQYRAGIVQEHLHTREAVGVFDVSHMGQLVVSGSDAASALEKLLPIDVQALEINQQCYAVMTSETGGILDDLIITRWGNDEFFLVVNAATAAADIAHLQQHLRGCDIRVLGQQALLAVQGPMAGELIGALAPATRALTFMHGARVELFGEDCYVTRSGYTGEDGFEISVAASAVEKVARKLLEDGRVQMIGLGARDTLRLEAGLCLYGNDMDSDKTPVEASLLWSIAKSRRADGAKAGGFLGAEVVLGQIADGVARKRVGFSVQGKIPVRAGADIIDEAGNVVGKVTSGGYGPTLGAAVGMGYVDRGYEKVGTDLQALVRGKTVPIVVTKTPFVPQRYYRG; encoded by the coding sequence ATGAATAACGAAGTACGCAAGACTCCCTTGTACGACCTGCATAAGGAACTTGGCGGCAAGATGGTGCCGTTTGCCGGCTACGCCATGCCGGTTCAATACCGCGCCGGTATCGTCCAGGAGCATCTGCACACCCGCGAAGCGGTCGGTGTATTCGATGTTTCCCATATGGGCCAGCTGGTGGTCAGCGGCAGCGATGCGGCGAGCGCGCTGGAAAAGCTATTGCCGATCGACGTGCAGGCCCTGGAGATCAACCAGCAGTGCTACGCCGTGATGACTTCGGAAACGGGCGGGATTCTCGATGACCTGATTATTACCCGCTGGGGCAATGATGAATTTTTCCTGGTGGTGAACGCAGCCACCGCGGCAGCGGATATCGCACACTTGCAGCAACACCTGCGCGGCTGTGATATCCGCGTGCTCGGCCAGCAGGCACTGCTCGCCGTTCAGGGCCCCATGGCCGGTGAGCTGATCGGCGCGCTGGCACCGGCAACCCGCGCGCTGACGTTTATGCACGGTGCGCGCGTCGAGCTGTTTGGCGAAGACTGTTATGTGACGCGCTCCGGGTACACCGGCGAAGACGGCTTTGAAATTTCCGTTGCTGCCAGTGCCGTGGAAAAAGTTGCCCGCAAGCTACTGGAAGATGGTCGTGTGCAGATGATTGGTCTCGGTGCCCGCGACACCCTGCGCCTGGAAGCCGGATTGTGTCTGTACGGCAACGATATGGACAGCGACAAAACGCCGGTAGAAGCGAGCCTGCTGTGGAGCATCGCCAAGTCCCGCCGCGCCGACGGCGCCAAGGCGGGTGGTTTCCTCGGCGCAGAGGTCGTACTTGGGCAGATTGCCGACGGCGTTGCGCGCAAGCGCGTGGGCTTCTCGGTACAGGGCAAGATCCCGGTACGCGCCGGTGCCGACATTATCGACGAGGCCGGCAATGTCGTGGGCAAGGTCACCAGTGGCGGATACGGCCCCACCCTGGGTGCTGCTGTCGGCATGGGTTATGTGGATCGCGGCTACGAGAAAGTCGGCACCGACCTGCAGGCCCTGGTACGCGGCAAGACGGTACCGATCGTCGTGACCAAGACGCCTTTCGTACCCCAGCGCTACTACCGCGGTTAA